One stretch of Podospora pseudoanserina strain CBS 124.78 chromosome 4, whole genome shotgun sequence DNA includes these proteins:
- a CDS encoding hypothetical protein (EggNog:ENOG503P2P7; COG:S; antiSMASH:Cluster_1), with amino-acid sequence MQVRKLKTIVKTLQAFNYHTASKLEKPETDFRLLELYPASASLPSTSRPSTAEHPDNASKPQHGNSPKSNNTMPSKDTPPPLLCRLFTTPLTNPSTTPFKALSYVWGSDATPHSIDVISTLPNGTITTLSLRITSSLHTALLHLRDPDVPITIWIDQLCIDQSNPAEKSAQVSLMGKIYSAASQVLVWLGPASHNSDSVMQLWAAVGQEVRDMGIERYYTKEGWPLLHDIMSNTDPSDPETRQYQALLQKHAPDFAAQIRDGSIKSWFERPWFTRAWVTQEFCLCPDTVFVCGDQKLDVDLVMLAGQILSYSTLLLVRPPYSLTVEELSSLDDPTADFFSCRKRRRGYETKTGDGKGDTLFVLLKKMFVGRETYAKVWRDRVYSLLGLAVDAEALGIRPDYGDLLGEEKTVEILTDVARRMITNDYSKRVDVLCYSGFPKVVPGLPSWVPDWKTNTVKSYYQVQEVVDPHYFAACGEGNLEVQVVASWSTRVLGLGGFWVDTVDMLPPGDGKKVWSDVNRWDGPRLMGYLRQVEALLQAAISRPNNPYGSDERRLEAIWRVPIADTWDDRSTGVRASRELKVDVQFRQAVEAMLYDIWMKTTTAEPAEAQRIMDEFNWDERMRKGELGAKYRQCMASGGGNKKPFLTTKGYVGMGPPDMEVGDVVVVFCGGRIPFVVRQLPAKEDGRKTFSFVGEAFCDGIMDGEAAMEENRGDFFLE; translated from the coding sequence ATGCAAGTCCGAAAACTCAAGACCATCGTCAAGACCCTCCAGGCCTTCAACTACCACACCGCTTCCAAGCTCGAAAAGCCCGAGACAGACTTCCGCCTCCTCGAGCTCTACCCCGCATCGGCATCATTACCTTCTACTTCGAGGCCGTCAACAGCAGAACACCCCGATAACGCTTCCAAACCCCAGCATGGGAACTCTCCAAAAAGCAATAATACCATGCCATCAAAAGAtaccccacctcccctacTATGCcgcctcttcaccacccccctcaccaacccctccaccactcccttCAAAGCCCTCTCCTACGTCTGGGGCTCCGACGCCACTCCCCATTCCATCGACGTCAtttccaccctccccaacgggacaatcaccaccctctccttaCGaataacctcctccctccacaccgccctcctccacctccgtGACCCCGACGTCCCCATAACAATCTGGATCGACCAGCTCTGCATCGACCAGTCCAACCCCGCCGAAAAGTCTGCCCAAGTCTCCCTCATGGGCAAAATCTACTCCGCCGCATCCCAAGTCCTAGTCTGGCTCGGTCCTGCTTCGCATAACTCCGATTCTGTCATGCAGCTCTGGGCCGCCGTCGGCCAAGAAGTGCGCGACATGGGCATCGAAAGGTACTACACCAAAGAGGGCtggcccctcctccacgacaTCATGTCCAACACCGACCCCTCCGACCCCGAGACACGGCAGTACCAAGCCCTGCTTCAAAAACACGCGCCCGATTTCGCTGCTCAGATCCGCGACGGAAGCATTAAATCCTGGTTTGAAAGGCCCTGGTTCACTCGTGCATGGGTGACACAAGAATTCTGCCTCTGCCCCGATACCGTCTTTGTTTGCGGCGATCAAAAGCTCGATGTCGACTTGGTGATGCTCGCGGGGCAGATACTAAGTTACTCAACCTTGCTCCTCGTCCGCCCGCCTTATTCCCTCACCGTGGAGGAGTTATCCTCTCTTGACGATCCCACGGCGGATTTCTTCAGCTGTCGGAAGCGTCGGAGGGGTTATGAGACCAAGACTGGGGATGGAAAGGGCGACACGCTTTTTGTGCTGTTGAAAAAGATGTTTGTCGGCAGGGAGACGTATGCAAAAGTTTGGAGGGACAGGGTCTACTCGCTGCTGGGACTGGCGGTGGATGCAGAGGCGTTGGGGATCAGGCCTGATTATGGGGActtgttgggggaggaaaagacgGTGGAGATTTTGACTGAtgtggcgaggaggatgattaCGAATGATTACTCGAAACGGGTGGATGTGTTGTGTTATTCGGGGTTCCCAAAGGTAGTTCCAGGGCTGCCGTCTTGGGTGCCGGATTGGAAGACGAATACGGTCAAGTCGTATTATCAGGTgcaggaggtggttgatCCGCATTATTTTGCGGCttgcggggaggggaatCTGGAGGTTCAAGTGGTGGCATCTTGGTCAACAcgggtgttggggttgggggggttttgggtcGATACTGTTGACATGCTGCCTCCGGGAGATGGCAAGAAAGTCTGGTCTGATGTGAACAGATGGGATGGGCCGCGCTTGATGGGGTATCTGAGGCAGGTCGAAGCTCTGCTTCAAGCGGCAATCTCTAGACCCAACAACCCGTATGGCTCCGACGAACGACGGCTCGAAGCAATTTGGAGAGTTCCCATTGCAGATACGTGGGATGATCGGTCGACGGGGGTGCGAGCGTCTCGAGAGTTGAAGGTCGATGTGCAGTTTCGACAGGCCGTCGAGGCGATGTTATATGACATTTGGatgaaaacaacaacagctgaACCGGCAGAAGCTCAACGTATCATGGACGAGTTCAACTGGGACGAAAGAATGAGGAAAGGTGAGCTGGGGGCGAAGTACAGGCAGTGTATGGcatctggtggtggtaacAAGAAGCCATTCTTGACGACGAAGGGCTACGTGGGCATGGGCCCACCTGATATGGAAGTAGGAGACGTGGTGGTCGTGTTTTGCGGTGGGAGGATCCCGTTCGTGGTGAGGCAGCTGCCAGCCAAGGAAGATGGAAGGAAGACCTTCTCATTTGTGGGTGAGGCATTCTGTGATGGCATCATGGATGGGGAGGCTGCCATGGAAGAGAACCGTGGTGACTTTTTCTTGGAGTAG
- a CDS encoding hypothetical protein (EggNog:ENOG503P2P7; COG:S; antiSMASH:Cluster_1), with translation MKVDSWMMAASFLASTTSALGPNVPETEKRLPGKPAPMPNWKWPNPFQSSRAAKYEATCQVQRSFKAEEFKLDDLAQNPPLGLLPWRDALKDVFAEREYPGGWDGIDNHGYDRNILKMDYETVPLKVREWIEEQERKELPGQGLFALFARPAPGTRVFKQVPVPKEPTPEFREKDDRRVLIFAPGAIYENLPLWLGEDSGCDDEMLDLAKYSGQAKDGGVIGYPIYHSKPQRSKGERDIEFSLLAQVVKLKEGETEEVAESSSQAEAEAKTEAEKPAVTEVVKEAVKEATEAVKEATEAVKDEL, from the exons ATGAAAGTCGACTCTTGGATGATGGCCGCGagcttcctcgcctccaccacctccgccctcgGCCCCAACGTACCAGAAACCGAGAAGCGTCTGCCAGGCAAGCCGGCGCCGATGCCGAACTGGAAGTGGcccaaccccttccagtCCTCCCGCGCCGCCAAATACGAAGCCACCTGCCAGGTCCAGCGCTCATTCAAGGCCGAAGAATTCAAGCTCGATGACTTGGCCCAGAACCCACCCCTCGGCTTGCTCCCATGGCGCGACGCCCTCAAGGATGTCTTTGCCGAGCGCGAGTACCctggtggatgggatggtaTTGACAACCACGGCTACGACCGCAACATCCTCAAGATGGATTACGAGACTGTGCCCCTcaaggtgagggagtggaTCGAAGAGCAGGAGCGCAAGGAGCTCCCCGGCCAGGGTCTCTTTGCCCTGTTTGCCAGACCCGCGCCAGGGACCAGAGTGTTCAAGCAGGTGCCCGTTCCAAAGGAGCCCACTCCTGAGTTCAGAGAGAAGGACGACAGGAGAGTCCTCATCTTCGCCCCAGGGGCCATCTATGAGAATCTCCCACTCTGGCTGGGCGAGGACAGCGGGTGTGACG ACGAGATGTTGGATCTTGCCAAGTATTCTGGTCAGGCCAAGGATGGCGGTGTCATCGGCTACCCCATCTACCACAGCAAGCCCCAGAGGTCGAAGGGCGAGCGCGACATCGAGTTTAGCCTCTTGGCTCAAGTtgtcaagctcaaggagggcGAAACAGAGGAGGTAGCAGAGAGCTCCTCGCAGGCTGAAGCCGAGGCCAAGACAGAGGCTGAGAAGCCCGCTGTGACTGAGGTTGTCAAGGAGGCTGTCAAGGAGGCTACCGAGGCCGTCAAGGAGGCCACCGAGGCTGTCAAGGATGAGCTCTAA
- a CDS encoding hypothetical protein (antiSMASH:Cluster_1; COG:S; EggNog:ENOG503PEV2), with protein MISLITIIPSVLALCGFVHAAPATPGLTLDDVDDFTIVPVYWELPVKPDDPNDATVTVEGTIQQAIAKMDTGYPGWNQTFQAGLGDVSYVSASLAALAALKDPTYDCKIKTDMANILAIKWGIHYLRAIPGKAKNGPGPKNCGRVSCSWDSAIYWCNEDSSGDKELYWGQIADLAQGILDNCAGLTKVKGQGTYKDDKWSVVVRFPKGSEGNC; from the exons ATGATCtcactcatcaccatcattccCAGCGTTTTGGCGCTCTGTGGC TTTGTCCACGCCGCTCCCGCAACCCCCGGTCTAACCCTCGacgatgttgatgatttCACCATTGTTCCCGTCTACTGGGAACTTCCCGTCAAGCCCGACGACCCCAACGACGCCACGGTGACTGTCGAGGGCACCATCCAgcaggccatcgccaagatgGACACTGGCTATCCCGGCTGGAACCAGACGTTCCAGGCCGGACTGGGTGATGTTAGTTACGTTAGCGCTTCGCTGGCTGCGCTGGCTGCCCTCAAAGACCCGACATATGACTGCAAGATCAAGACGGACATGGCCAACATCTTGGCCATCAAGTGGGGCATCCACTATCTGCGTGCCATCCCGGGCAAGGCCAAGAATGGGCCTGGGCCCAAGAACTGCGGGCGTGTTAGCTGCTCGTGGGACTCTGCTATATATTGGTGCAATGAG GATTCTTCCGGAGACAAGGAACTTTATTGGGGCCAGATTGCCGACCTGGCTCAGGGCATTCTCGACAACTGCGCGGGATTGACCAAGGTGAAGGGGCAAGGGACATACAAGGATGACAAGTGGAGTGTGGTTGTTCGTTTTCCCAAGGGCAGCGAGGGCAATTGCTAG
- a CDS encoding hypothetical protein (antiSMASH:Cluster_1), producing the protein MSHNDDRVEAFTKTFESAIEAAISKQFTDSSWQTEIQRLEEKFQQEKSRFLTIAKAAAGGKISQDKLEVLADGLLKKERRESSLGAVSKAKEEEEEEEVVVVVVPLVLRFRPRPRGPKVMAKRSRTQPEFDPAAGGSSKRARVGFAAEHAGHAFGDESPALAGAGRAVRKRVEIKNRDVSDWESEGQDDIFEDLEFGTG; encoded by the exons ATGTCTCACAACGACGACCGCGTGGAGGCGTTTACCAAGACCTTCGAATCGGCCATCGAGGCTGCGATTTCGAAGCAGTTCACCGACTCGTCTTGGCAGA CCGAAATTCAGCGACTCGAGGAGAAATTCCAACAAGAGAAGTCGCGGTTTCTGACTATTGCCaaggccgccgccggcggcaaAATTAGCCAGGACAAGCTCGAGGTTCTCGCGGACGGGCTtttgaagaaggaaagaagggAGTCGTCGTTGGGTGCTGTTTccaaggcgaaggaggaggaggaggaggaggaggtggtggtggtggtggtgcccctGGTTCTTCGGTTCCGGCCCCGACCCCGGGGGCCCAAAGTCATGGCCAAACGGTCTAGGACCCAGCCCGAGTTTGACCCTGCGGCTGGTGGAAGCAGCAAGAGAGCTCGTGTGGGCTTTGCGGCCGAGCACGCCGGTCATGCGTTCGGAGACGAATCCCCCGCGCTGGCAGGCGCTGGTCGTGCCGTGCGCAAGCGGGTCGAGATCAAGAATCGCGACGTGTCTGACTGGGAGTCGGAGGGGCAGGACGATATTTTTGAGGATCTGGAGTTTGGGACTGGGTGA
- a CDS encoding putative secondary metabolism biosynthetic enzyme (EggNog:ENOG503PBVW; COG:E; antiSMASH:Cluster_1) codes for MATSVPRPPAHAALVVRSLPSASAEEREKILEDVEYNVFAFPAGLLTCDFLSDSGTSAMTDVQWAALVRGDESYGRNWGYYCLLDAFRDIFERGTNRHNVMDKVLAGKTDVAFYQTKLLVSSKGGFVNGGRHQLEHPNFFILPQGRCAETLLFSTMSAMIAEGYGSHPEHGKPAAIISNGFFDTTGANAAVAGFNLQTFTQPGLTDPFPSALIGVKNNFKGNLDLAATRAYLEANPGKVSMILVTITNNWAAAQPVSMANIRGAASLAKFHSIPLFLDACRFAENAYFIQRYEDGYADKSIADIVQEMFSYAEGFTISLKKDGLANMGGVLCFRDQGLFAQRYEGIGMLLKERQILCYGNDSYGGMSGRDLMAASAGLYQVTDQAYLCHRITQVQSFAQKLQANGVAVLSPPGGHAVYLDMDQFFFGCNRKLEDFAAVGFTLELIKKYGIRAAEAGPFGWAYDLKPIEERSKIPNLVRFAVPRHVYSDEHIDYTVAAIRDLYERRHTVPNAVITRGKHMKLRHFSAGLKPVAVDQAINDSFLGEASRQLRHLSTATGQDAAAAEELTQALALVTGEWGKMAVPKQLDTTRWTSGVSNDGSAVEYSVSIDQGTGKAELRFLTEAQPLGNSWAHLVEAALRVNQDIRKSYPSIVSLERFDAIRDLFLPPSSPTEMKLAAWHSCAWSTSKGPQWKIYLDPCAAGKENATQTAREAFSRLGLDTGWRLIEGLLGPNDRVIYFSLDLASNTEEARVKVYIAHGGADATSRAVVAEVAQKHASICPDADAFEIQRFFAAMAGDEFGRDNSSNGRKSLISCFAFSGKTGERPVGTVHFPVDAYAADDAEVKRRVDGYLIDVGASVAARERYAMVLAAAQRRPLSDGRGMHAWVSLKQRAGGKMDNTLYLCPEMFGPRGAF; via the exons ATGGCGACTTCTGTCCCGCGTCCACCGGCACATGCCGCCCTTGTTGTCAGATCTCTCCCCTCAGCCTCAGCAGAGGAACGTGAGAAGATtctggaggatgttgagTACAATGTTTTTGCCTTCCCCGCTGGGCTCCTTACTTGTGACTTTCTGTCAGACTCTGGCACCTCGGCTATGACTGATGTCCAATGGGCAGCTT TGGTGAGAGGGGACGAAAGCTACGGTCGTAACTGGGGTTATTACTGCCTGCTGGACGCCTTCCGCGATATCTTTGAGCGTGGCACCAATCGACACAACGTCATGGATAAGGTGCTGGCAGGTAAGACCGATGTTGCGTTTTACCAGACCAAGCTACTCGTATCCTCCAAAGGGGGCTTCGTGAATGGTGGCCGCCATCAGCTCGAGCACCCCAACTTCTTCATCCTGCCGCAGGGGCGTTGCGCCgaaaccctcctcttctccaccatGAGCGCCATGATTGCAGAAGGGTACGGCTCGCATCCTGAGCATGGCAAGCCCgctgccatcatcagcaacGGGTTCTTTGACACGACGGGGGCAAACGCCGCTGTTGCGGGCTTTAACCTTCAGACCTTCACGCAGCCGGGCTTGACGGATCCGTTCCCATCGGCTTTGATTGGTGTCAAGAACAACTTCAAGGGGAATTTGGACCTGGCCGCCACCAGGGCCTACCTGGAAGCGAACCCCGGGAAGGTCAGCATGATCTTGGTGACAATCACAAACAACTGGGCCGCTGCACAGCCTGTTTCGATGGCGAATATTCGCGGTGCCGCTTCTCTGGCCAAATTCCATTCGATACCATTGTTCCTGGACGCTTGTCGGTTTGCGGAGAATGCCTACTTCATCCAGAGATATGAAGATGGATATGCAGACAAAAGCATTGCCGACATCGTTCAGGAGATGTTTTCATATGCTGAGGGATTCACCATCAGCTTGAAGAAGGACGGGCTTGCGAACATGGGCGGTGTGCTGTGCTTCCGTGACCAAGGTCTGTTTGCACAGAGATACGAGGGCATTGGGATGTTGCTTAAGGAGAGGCAGATCCTATGTTATGGGAATGACTCCTATGGCGGCA TGAGCGGCCGTGACCTCATGGCAGCCTCGGCTGGTCTGTATCAAGTCACCGACCAAGCCTACCTTTGCCACCGCATCACACAGGTCCAATCATTTGCCCAGAAGCTCCAGGCAAATGGCGTCGCAGTGCTGTCTCCCCCTGGCGGTCACGCGGTCTACCTTGACATGGACCAATTCTTCTTCGGGTGCAACAGGAAGCTCGAGGACTTTGCCGCCGTTGGCTTCACGCTTGAGCTGATCAAGAAATACGGCATCCGTGCTGCCGAGGCCGGCCCATTCGGTTGGGCGTATGATCTCAAGCCGATCGAGGAGCGTTCCAAGATTCCCAATCTCGTCCGCTTTGCCGTACCACGTCACGTGTATTCTGATGAGCACATCGACTACACTGTGGCAGCTATCAGGGACTTGTATGAGCGAAGGCACACGGTCCCCAATGCTGTCATCACTCGCGGCAAGCACATGAAACTTCGCCACTTCTCAGCAGGCTTGAAGCCAGTTGCGGTAGATCAAGCTATCAATGACAGCTTTCTCGGCGAAGCAAGCAGGCAGCTGAGGCATCTCTCCACCGCAACTGGACAAGACGCTGCCGCCGCGGAGGAGTTGACCCaagcccttgcccttgtgaCTGGTGAATGGGGTAAGATGGCGGTTCCAAAACAACTCGACACGACACGGTGGACGTCCGGCGTCAGCAACGACGGATCCGCGGTCGAATACTCGGTTTCCATCGATCAGGGTACCGGGAAAGCCGAGTTGCGCTTCTTGACCGAAGCCCAACCTCTTGGGAACAGCTGGGCACATCTTGTCGAGGCTGCACTACGCGTCAACCAAGATATTAGGAAGAGCTATCCTTCCATTGTCTCactcgaacgcttcgatgCGATCCGTGATCTCTTTTtgcccccatcctcccccacagAAATGAAGTTGGCAGCCTGGCACAGCTGTGCTTGGTCAACGAGCAAAGGACCGCAATGGAAGATCTACCTTGACCCATGTGCCgcgggaaaagaaaatgctACCCAAACAGCCCGAGAGGCTTTCTCTCGGCTCGGCTTGGATACGGGGTGGCGGTTGATAGAAGGGCTTCTTGGTCCCAATGACCGTGTGATTTATTTTTCGCTGGACTTGGCGTCCAACACTGAGGAGGCCCGTGTGAAGGTGTACATTGCGCATGGCGGAGCCGATGCCACGTCCCGAGCCGTCGTGGCTGAAGTCGCGCAGAAACATGCCAGCATATGTCCTGACGCCGACGCCTTTGAGATTCAGCGCTTCTTTGCCGCCATGGCTGGGGATGAATTTGGTCGGGACAACAGCTCGAACGGAAGGAAGTCTCTGATTTCTTGCTTTGCCTTCTCAGGAAAGACTGGTGAGCGACCGGTAGGAACAGTGCACTTCCCTGTCGATGCTTATGCGGCGGATGATGCTGAGGTAAAGAGAAGGGTCGATGGATATTTGATCGATGTAGGCGCATCGGTCgcggcgagggagagatATGCCAtggtgttggctgctgcCCAGCGGAGGCCTTTGAGTGACGGGCGGGGTATGCATGCCTGGGTCAGTCTGAAGCAGCGCGCTGGGGGAAAGATGGACAATACCCTGTATCTCTGCCCAGAGATGTTTGGGCCTCGTGGTGCGTTCTGA
- a CDS encoding hypothetical protein (antiSMASH:Cluster_1; SMCOG1034:cytochrome P450; EggNog:ENOG503NUFV; COG:Q): MSRKRITNDLLHNHVARSTATATVPPARRHQMSSLHVWTTATAVIVSLLLLTRAITSKKTSKFSSLPLPPGPPPLPIIGNLHQAPKTHPWFQFHTWAKTYGPVLHLNMAGQHVIVLSTNKAAHDLLARQGATFSNRPHFVVAHELALQGMHMLLRPYDQRFKLHQKLESPVLGERAAKAYVKIQDLESKQLLVDLLRGGGKPINPHDEIERMTASVIYTLFYGQRVREVNDAILLQAHAVNHEFDQLAQVGKYLVDSFPVLNRLPGFLAPWKAEAAEHWGKQRAIHVGNLERGLYGRSWNVARQMKRAVNGMGKVVMSVDELALDIGIMADAALDASTETIMWFVLACVTEGHRGWVDKAQGDLDRVVGRGRLPSFDDRAGLPYVTAAVNELMRWRPAGAAGVPHFTKVESSYEGWRIPANSVVIPNHWAITREEAVFGPDVEAFVPERWLGEELPIVGFGYGRRICPGRHVARNGLWIAVARLLWAFDIMPELNELGAPVDVDTKGTDGLVTKALPFKARFVPRGNWVRDVVSRECDTWGVDHHDVLDQIGREVFN; this comes from the exons ATGTCAAGAAAACGAATTACCAACGACCTGCTGCATAATCACGTTGCTCG ATcaaccgccaccgccaccgttCCACCTGCTAGACGACATCAAATGTCTTCCCTACATGTTTGGACAACGGCCACCGCCGTCATCgtgtctcttcttctcctcaccaGGGCAATCACCTCCAAAAAAACGTCCAAattctcctccctcccattaCCACCCggcccacctccccttcccatcattggcaacctccaccaagcacccaaaacccacccaTGGTTCCAATTCCACACCTGGGCCAAAACCTACGGCCccgtcctccacctcaacatgGCCGGCCAGCACGTCATCGTCCTCAGCACTAACAAAGCAGCCcacgacctcctcgccagaCAAGGTGCCACCTTCTCGAACAGACCTCACTTTGTCGTCGCGCACGAGCTGGCCCTCCAGGGAATGCACATGCTCCTCCGACCATACGACCAACGCTTCAAACTCCACCAAAAGCTCGAGAGCCCCGTGCTGGGCGAACGAGCGGCAAAGGCCTACGTCAAGATCCAAGACTTGGAGTCGAAACAGCTCCTCGTTGACCTTTTACGTGGGGGTGGGAAACCAATCAACCCCCACGACGAAATAGAGCGCATGACCGCCAGCGTGATCTACACCCTCTTTTACGGGCAGAGGGTCCGCGAGGTGAATGATGCCATCCTGCTTCAGGCTCACGCTGTAAACCACGAGTTCGACCAGCTGGCGCAGGTGGGAAAGTATCTGGTTGATTCGTTCCCTGTGCTGAACCGGCTGCCGGGGTTTTTGGCTCCTTggaaggcggaggcggcggagcaCTGGGGGAAACAACGGGCCATTCACGTGGGGAATTTGGAGAGAGGGTTGTatgggaggagctggaatGTTGCGCGGCAGATGAAGAGGGCGGTTaatgggatggggaaggtTGTTATGTCTGTGGATGAGTTAGCGTTGGATATTGGGATTATGGCTGATGCTGCGCTTGATGCGAGCACGGAGACGATCATGTGGTTTGTTTTGGCTTGTGTTACTGAGGGCCATAGGGGGTGGGTTGACAAGGCACAGGGGGACTTGGATCGGGTTGTTGGACGGGGGCGGTTGCCCAGCTTTGATGACCGGGCTGGGTTGCCGTATGTTACTGCTGCTGTGAACGAGTTGATGCGGTGGCGGCCAGCGGGCGCGGCGGGGGTGCCGCATTTTACCAAGGTGGAGAGCAGCTATGAGGGTTGGCGGATTCCTGCCAACTCGGTGGTGATTCCGAATCATTGGGCGATTACACGGGAGGAGGCTGTGTTTGGCCCGGATGTGGAAGCGTTTGTGCCGGAGCGGTGGTTGGGAGAGGAGCTTCCCATCGTTGGGTTTGGGTATGGACGCCGGATATGCCCCGGCCGGCATGTTGCGCGGAATGGCTTGTGGATAGCGGTGGCACGGCTGTTGTGGGCTTTTGATATCATGCCTGAGTTGAATGAGTTGGGTGCGCCGGTGGACGTGGATACAAAAGGCACTGATGGACTGGTTACGAAAGCATTGCCTTTCAAGGCTCGGTTTGTTCCCAGGGGGAATTGGGTGAGGGATGTTGTGTCGAGGGAATGTGACACCTGGGGCGTGGACCATCATGACGTCCTCGATCAGATTGGACGTGAAGTCTTTAATTAA
- a CDS encoding hypothetical protein (antiSMASH:Cluster_1), with protein sequence MRQEILLYLLAGLTARAELFHRQQQPPDETPSPIPRPTGTSNSSSPNLTPYKIDYFHLGMEYAALDLCGPDPYAIKDAGRINPSYCLVDRYWAFMPDLTELNSTETFDYVNSNWTSSSVQFSLRALYTGIFARGILPEALRDWASQDPLALLGMGNLSDDDKRAIGELVARERANGTKTISPPEDMRSSRAAEVTAQMLALESWDRHRRSALSSVTPAPTAAFALGAEDKKEVFLVLSSALPQVFGKLGGPRNETEKGRDPKSMGITETYLKSPFVPGGPNARVLWYTALTPEELSGAVGLRAFASWGLWMGIWGLMGFVAVL encoded by the coding sequence ATGCGTCAAGAAATCCTTCTGTATCTTCTCGCGGGCTTAACCGCCCGCGCAGAGTTGTTCCatcgccagcaacaacctcccGATGAAACCCCCAGCCCCATCCCCCGCCCAACAGGCACCagcaactcctcctcccctaaCTTGACCCCCTACAAGATCGACTACTTCCACCTAGGCATGGAATACGCCGCGCTCGACCTCTGCGGCCCAGACCCCTACGCTATCAAAGACGCCGGAAGGATCAACCCCAGTTACTGTCTCGTTGACCGATACTGGGCTTTCATGCCCGACCTCACTGAGCTCAACTCAACAGAGACATTTGACTACGTCAACAGTAATTGGACCTCCAGCTCCGTCCAGTTCAGCCTGCGCGCGCTGTACACTGGTATTTTTGCCCGTGGGATTCTACCGGAAGCACTCCGCGACTGGGCAAGCCAGGACCCGCTGGCTCttctggggatggggaatCTCTCCGACGATGACAAACGCGCCATTGGAGAGCTGGTGGCTCGAGAGAGGGCGAACGGAACAAAGACGATTTCTCCTCCAGAGGATATGAGATCCTCCCGAGCAGCGGAGGTGACGGCGCAGATGCTGGCACTGGAGAGCTGGGACCGGCATCGGCGTTCGGCATTGTCGAGTGTCACCCCAGCGCCGACGGCAGCGTTTGCCCTCGGGGcggaggacaagaaggaggtgtttttggttttgtcGTCGGCGTTGCCGCAGGTGTTTGGAAAGTTGGGCGGGCCGAGGAATGAGacggagaaggggagggatcCGAAATCGATGGGGATTACTGAGACTTATTTGAAGTCGCCGTTTGTTCCAGGGGGGCCGAACGCGAGGGTGTTGTGGTATACTGCTTTGACACCAGAGGAGTTGTCTGGTGCTGTGGGACTGCGCGCGTTTGCCAGTTGGGGGCTTTGGatggggatttgggggttgatgggattCGTGGCTGTGTTGTGA
- a CDS encoding hypothetical protein (antiSMASH:Cluster_1), which produces MVMAAPRAPPPSGGFHPESVSSTGIPLAKRFNHTPNPSKSNLCREANPQYHTSEPSPKASDCWEIPTESSPTNIPGYWTLNSTEAGSDSGTYDVKFYIDAHTRQGYDEEGRIEVASPVTCDGVVDAEWAVAHV; this is translated from the exons ATGGTCATGGCCGCCCCTCGCgcgccccctccctccggCGGCTTCCATCCCGAGTCTGTCTCCAGCACCGGCATCCCCCTGGCCAAGCGCTTCAaccacacccccaacccgTCCAAGTCCAACCTCTGCAGAGAGGCCAACCCCCAATACCACACCAGCGAACCTTCCCCCAAGGCCTCGGACTGCTGGGAGATCCCCACCGAgtcctcccccaccaacatTCCCGGTTACTGGACCCTCAATTCTACCGAGGCCGGCTCCG ATTCTGGGACGTACGATGTCAAGTTTTATATCGATGCCCACACCAGACAGGGgtatgatgaggaggggcggATTGAGGTTGCGAGCCCGGTTACGTGTGACGGGGTTGTGGATGCTGAGTGGGCTGTTGCTCATGTTTGA